DNA from Thunnus maccoyii chromosome 21, fThuMac1.1, whole genome shotgun sequence:
TCCTTCTTCTGTCCTGCCAGTACTGAGCTGCTTCGTACAGGCACAGACACGGAGGGGCATTTCTCTGCACTCTTCAACCAGAAATAAAAGCAGTCCTGAGGAGAGAGACGGCGGGCAGACATCAGTTTCCAAGTATCAGAGTGGGAGCCCAAAGCCTTCAGCTGCACAGAAAGGTAAGACATCACACTGACACAGATTTGATTTAAGTCGTCTCTTAAATAGGGATGCACCGATCCGACTTTTTAAGTCCCTATACGGAAACCTGGGCTTTGTGTATCGGCAgataccagtgtttaattaataagctgtatgcAGCTTATTAATGTTTAGGAAAAGTGTAAgttctcactgccagaagggggagacaaaagtccctCATTCCAGCTTTAAACATTTgctaactttgtaaaacaaaatgtaacaaataaatacatagatataaatttactgaattgttatttattaaaataatggtatccAATACCTGATCAGCCCATAGTCAATGACATTTGAGTCAATGTCGGACCAATATCCGATATCAATATTGGCATCAGTGCTCTGAAACATCCTCATTTTCCACACTGTCAAAGAAACTGCACAGTATGAGCAACAAAACAGTAATGATGATGCACTGCACATAGATGAATATGAGTGTAACACTTATGATATTACTATATATTGGAGGTGGCAAGATTGTCCTTTTCCTAGCACCTCTCACAGCTCATGCCAGGAACTGTAGTACAGCAGTAACCATCTGTTTTCATTAttcactaaaatgttttgtcctCCAAAAGTCTCTACATATCATGACAAACATGACATATATCTTTCACAAGTGACTTGATAAAGCACCAGGACAGTTAGTTAGAGTTGGctaatcatttcagaaacaaagtatttgtattattttgggTCAGAATTATAATCTCTATAACACCCCTGCACTCCCAAATGTCTTCCAGTGAAAGATGCTGGCCGAGACTTCACCTACCTGATAGTTGTACTCATCGGGCTTGGAGTGACAGGTGAGTACGTCAAGACTCCAAGAGATGCTATCACAAACAATTGCAGATTTATTGCTTCTCATTCAAACTGAAGCTCTTGTTCAGTTATAGTGCATCCTAACTTGTTTTtgtcctgtatgtgtgtgtgtttcaggtggtCTGTTATATGTGGTCTTCCAGGAGCTGTTTTCCACCTCGAGTCCAAATAAAATCTATGGGAAAGCTTTCGACAAAGTCAGGTTGCACCCAGAGGTAAGAATGAGATCATAGGTTGTTGAGCCCAAACAGTATCTCTCTCCTAAACAATTCAACAACATGCGGATAACTTGCCCTCTAACAGTATATAActacatattgtacatttactgtactcTACCTATACCTAATCTGACAATTTACAAAGTAATTCTAAATCTGGTGGCTTTAACTAATGCTACATAAGAGTTGCCTGCTAAGGATGACAGTAATTCGATTCTTGATGTTATGTTGTAAAGTAAActgcattaaaacatttttgcaggTTATTGGTGCTTTTGGAGAACCAATCAAGTGTTATGGTGAGACGACCCGTCGAGGAAGGAGGCAGCAAGTCAGGTTTGAATTTTCTTACTGTGAACATTGATTAGAAAGCAAATGTCCAAGCAAGCTGCTGATTGTTAGTACACGAGggtaaatgaataaattgcaCATTTCTGTATAGGTATGACATTTTTAGTTGTCATATGCTTTTATTCCCTGTATCAATATGTGAGTGACTAAAAGGCAAAAAAAGCCTTCAGTCAAGTGACAAGTTAAAGCATTCAGCACTATTGCAAGAACAGGATATATTAGTGTTTTAAATAGGTTGCATTACACATAAGCAAATATGTATGTGGAGGTAATAATGAggtattacagtatttttaaattgtgtgtgtgtttccacttAGTCATTTGGAGTACCTGAAGGACGGACTGAAGCATATGAGACTTAAGTTTTACATCGAAGGCTCAGAGCCAGGCCGCAAAGGAACCGTACATTCAGAGTCAAAAGAGGTCGGTATTTCTCCAATCCTTTGGTCCATGACAATGTATCAAACATATGTAACATACCAAAGGCCAGTAAAAGAAATTGTAAAGCAGAGACTGTAAATTTGCAGAGGTGAGAGTTAGATGTAATTCCAAAATTTTTTCTCTGGCAATATTGAGACACTGTTTTATCATAGAAATATCTAATTACTTGTCATTTTACAGAATCCTGAAACTGGAAAATACGAGTTCCGTTACATATTTGTGGAAATGGACACCTACCCAAGACGCACCATCATTGTGGAAGATAACCGATAAGAAAGAGAACGGACTAAGCCACTCAGAAGTGTTATGTCATTGACAAAATATTGATAATGTGAAGAATGTGAAGTCTCTTAAAAGCAGGTTTGTGTTATTGCAAAAATAGCTGAGGgtgtaaatttaaatttaagttACGATTAAAAGCTGTTATGGTAAATATCAACAAGTATAGTTGATATAAACTTTGACACAGCAGTATACTGACCAGCATTTGGTGAAGAGCTTTGCAAAGCATCACTTTCACTGattataaaatgatgatttgacTCTAATGTGTTACTGTTTTACAAATCACACAAATTTGCTACAAATAGGGTTTCAATGGCAGGGGCAAATGCACATATTCAGGATAAGGTAGtatggatttgttttgttttgtgtttactaAAAGATAACCTATATTTTGAAGTAACTAATCAAATACTCTTGCCAGGTctgaaatactttttaaaataaataaacaaataagtgTTTTTGTTATGTGCACAGCAACATAATATCCAACAAAAATATCAGTGTGTTCTTTATTCTGAAAATGTTGGATTGAAACTATGGATGACACAATGATTGatctttcagttttgttgaaTTGTATGTGTGGTTAAATGTGGGTGTTGCTAGTTGGTTTTGTTTAAACCTTTAGATATTCTTGTTTAAAGTACTATGTCACATCTCTATGTCATATCTCTGTCATTTGAGAGATGTTGCTGATTACTGGTGTTCTGCTTGGAAATTAGATCAATCACATTCACCTTTATATTCTGATGAGTTTTTTTGACTTCATCAATTTATATCAATTACACCTTTATTTTATTGCAcgtttattttagtttttgtgtCCTGCGCAATCTGTAATTAATTGTCTCTTTGGTTCATTGCATTATGCAAcaatggccactagatggcggcAAAGCATCAGGGGACGTAGGAACAACCTGACATGACCTTTTAGATTATTGAAtgatttcagtttcatttacGTCTTTTATGTCCTGTGAAACTCCTGTCACCATCATCAGTATTTGAATGGCTGTCTGTGAATGGCTTATCAAAGGTATCACGGGGAAATTGACTTTGAAGACTCAACATTAACTAAACAAATGTATGATCATTGAAGATTATTAACAATGAACACAAAGCTTATTCTACAAACAGTATTTGTATGCGTATGATATTATGATGGCTTAGTTTATAGAAATAtgctgttattttgtttatttttaccctTTTGTTCGACGAGCCTTTGCTACCTTCCATGACCATcagaaatgttaacatttgtgATGGAGCCCAAAGAAACGCACCCCAAAGTCACCACggaaagatctttttttttttctttttttattgtgtgtgtgtgtgtgtgtgtgtgataacgctgttgctgaaatgtaatcttgggttggggggggggggggttgaattAAAATTTTCTTGGTGccatacagaaaataaaataatgtgaacCTACTTGAGATAGCTCTTCGCGTTTACATTATCCTAAGGCATTACAAAGTAGCTCTGTGGTGCTTGGTTATAAAAGCAACGTTCAAAGTAACAAAGCAACAACAGTTTCGAGATAACACTGTTATTTCTTACAGCAACGACGGCATTTGAGCTTACAACGAAActgataaaatgtaattattacgTAATTGACGTCTGTGGCGAGAGGGGGTAGTTTAGGGGAAGCACAGAAGGCAACAAGAGCAGAACACCGCCCACTGTAAAATCCAAGGCAGCATTGAACGCACAGGGATGTGCTAGGTGAAGCCTGTAATGCTAGCTAAAACTCAGGACTAGTTTAGATTTTTCACAAAGTTCACAAACAACTTGCCGAATAAGTAGCTAGTGCTCTTCCTTGTATATACTCCCAAGAAGGCATGTTAATAAAGCAGGTCAGTTACAGTAGTTTTTTTTCGGCGGCGTGGGTGAATAGAGAAGCggctgttgttattgttgtggcCTGCTAACGTTACATGATAGCCGAGCTAAACTAGCCTATAGCCTCAGCTGGTTCCTGGAGCTCTACTCGCATCACATCCCCGGAACGACAAGGGAAATGGCACAGCTCGCCAGCTAAGTCAGAAGGCGAAGTTGTCGCTAAAAAGTAAGTCCACCATCATTTTCTTATGTTTGCTTTTAGCAAATTTTGGTTGCtagctcactcactcactaaacGGAGGAGCTGTTGTGCTAAACATCTGTTTCAAGTTACTGAAAGTGGTTAAACATTTAACTTAACCTAGCCAGTTAAGGCATGTTGGATGTTTTGAGCTTCTGTGTTTATAAAAGTGACTTATCTTATtaactgattaaataaaggtgaGGTAATGGATTTCGTCATTTAGTTAGAAAATTTCCAAAAATTCTGacaagttgtgtttttggccaGGTATCAGCCAAGTTGTTCTTTAACTATGAGAGCCTCTGGCCAGTGATCGACATCTCACAAAAATGGAGCTGTACTGGTACATGTGAGTATAACCTGTCTAGTGGGATAATTACAGCATTTTTTAGAAACTGAGGTGGACTTTGGAACTGATCTGTAAAGTTGCCCACACATTTCCCATTAATCTGCTTTCTTGCTTTCCTTTTCTGCTTCACAGAGTTGTTAttatattcatcatcatcaagatATTCTTCTATGTGTGCTGGTACCGATCAAGACAGAGGCAACTGGCAGCATACCTGAGCAACCCACGCAATGCTCAGATAGTAATTGTTGGAGGAAGGGCATACCTTCATCAAATGTGTGAGAGACAAAGTGTAAGTGTAAACCCTCACATCCTACATTTGTAAAACATAAGCTAGCTGTCAActacagaagaagaagtttcTGTGCCTCCAGGACATGTTTTCATTATGGCTGAGGCAATGTATACATGGGTTTAAGGATTTTGGTTATAAAGAGGATTGCTTTACATAGGCTGAGAGACTAGAGTATGGTACGGTGAGTAAGTAAAAGCCAAATAAGGTCACTGATGTGTTACATTTTTGCAGAGGAGTTGTTTGCTCTTTGGAGAGGGCATGTGGTTTTGAGTCAGTCACTCTCACTTCAAACAGAATGACAAGACAGGCCACATTTCACTTTCAGTGACGTACTGCTTGCTTGTGGACATTAATAGTTACATGCTGCTGGTTTGCATGCACGTGCATGCTTGcatttttctgttcagtttgtttgacCTTGTTGACATCAGAGGTCTGACAGTTCTTCAGTTAATATGTAAGGTTGAGTGCGTAGGTggccccttttttttttttttttttttttttaaagcacgATTGTAAAATTTCACCAATAGATGTGAGATCTTTTTGTGCAAATATCATCAGTAAAGATGTTGACAGCGAGACAGGAGCAGAGTGATTTACAGAAAGCAATACATGCTGCTCAAATGACTCGATATTtctctacatttaaaaaatgtttctgtaacTGGAGTTTTTTTGTAATAGCCCAAATCTTGATATAGCAATCTCTTATCACATGTAAACTGGAACAAATGATATCCTCCTCTTGCCTTTTCATTTGCTTTAGATTGAGATAAGTCTATGGAGCTTGTTACGCTGCTCTCTAACAGATCATTATTAATTGTTCGGTTTAAAACACTTCTTACATTTTGTGGATGTAACACTTGCTTTTCTTATATATTTCGAAGTTTGTTAAAGAGTGCAGGCTTCTTTTATTGCTGCCTTCAAGTGGTAGTTGAATGTGGTTTaatttgtgttgatgtttttggtGATACGTCGAGAACAGTTATGTCTTTCCTTAACATCAGTTTGTATGGAGTCCTTTCTGTGGGCTATGCCACAGGTTTAGACCGTCCTCATGTTTGTGCTTCCCCCAGGGCCTTTATGCTTTACTGCCTCTCTAAAACACCTGGAAGCAATCTCCATGATTCAGAACCCGCCCAAAATATGCTCCGtgaatcatataaaacagatttttggacatttttccaACTCATTTTTAACTATAGCCCACTTATCATGACTTAGTGCAAAAGATGTGTTATGGATGATGAAAGTATGACCACATTTTTCTAAGAACTGACTCAATTTAAGTGGAAGTTGGTATAAAAAGTAAACCTCCTGTTAGTCTTCACACTGCCCCAGCTTTTGCGTTCTTTATCATTGTACTAGTCACATTTAAGGGGCCCAACTTGTGATATTTTTAGCATTGTTTGGAATATTTGTGCAACAGGAAATGccccatttttaaaaatataaatgatgcaATTGAAACTGAGAGGTGCCCGGGCTTTTGGCCTTGGATTTCCCTTAGACCAGTTATAACATCCTGTGTGCTATCTGAAATGTTTGCATGATTTGAGAGAAAGTCCAGCCCAGCTTAAGTTTGCCAGATGTCATTTCTTATCAGACATTTATTGGCTACAGATCCGGTGTTATTTATAATGACACATTGCTCATATGATGACAATCACAGACTTAATTTCATAACTGAAACCCTCCCACCTTCCTGTGCTCATCTTTTCTCCCTCACACTCTGTTTCCTAATATATTCTTGTCCTGCAACTCTTCTGTTTACTCCTACCTTTTCTGCATCCCTGTCTTCAatccttttccttctttttcctgCTCTTCTTACCTCTCCCCCTTGTTCCCTCTGCCGTCTCTGGTGTATAATGTTCCCTGTTTAGATTTTAATGGAATGTGCAGCAGGGAGGCCCCATGGTCATCCATAACCCGGCACCCTGAAAGTTTTCTGGAGTAACGCCAAGACGACTCGAGTTCTGGGCTTAAATGAATCAAACATAGTGGGGGGAAAAAGTCTTGATATAGTATCACTTACTAAGCCTCCCGGATAATCTTATTCATGGTTACCTGAAAAGACAAAGTGTACCCAGAAGAGCTATAAGGAAAAACTTTTGATGCATGTAGGCcctcaagagagagagagagagatgagagatggAAGAGATTAATAGTTTATAGATGAttagatttcattttaattgtttttggaccatttctttaaaacataataatgttttttttttttcttttttttttagccagaCTGCAAGGATGCAATGCGATCTGCCATAAACATGTAACAGTACTTATATAACTGTATAGACCGCTATATGCTTGGTGCAGTAAATAGATTTGGTTGGCGTGGTCTGTCGGAGCTGTGTGTTTCCTCATCTCTCCACATCACGCCCACAACAGGATGCTGATTTTGAACTAATTAAGTCATCAGGCTGCGAGGTCATCTGTCCATCATCGCTGACTTCCCTACTCGATAACCTCATGTGGCTTTTTCCTGTTACTTTTGCAATTAGCTAGCTGAGAGTTTAAGACGGCTTTTTCAGAAGATGTAGGTGGGATCAGAGGCCTAACTGTTTATAGCAACCAACACATTAGATCTattcaggtgattaaacaccCTTGTTTATGTGCGATATTAGTCATGTAGGCTGTATCTTTTTTCCCCGTCTCCCTATTTACttaaagagactgaaaatagaatTAATACTGCAAATGTCACAATCTAGTGTATCATGTTCATCAGCTGCCTATTTATGTGATGCACTAGCTGACGTCTCACTCCTGCGTTTTGTGTAAACGGCTTTATGGGGAGTTTACACGGTTCATCAGGTTGTGGATGAAAATGTCCATGCTGGTCAGCCCCATGTTGGAAAACACTTGTTTAAATACAGAGAAGTAGTTTAAGAGGGGCAGCCCTTATCACCACACATGATCTCAGTCTTTTCCAAGAATATTGTCTTGCTGTTTGTTTAGTGATGTTTGTACTGAAGTGTGTTTAAACTGGTGTATGTCGATCAAGGCAAAGAAGCAAAGAGTTAAAGGGAAGGCTCACTGGAGGGGCAGACAAAGAAATTCAATATTATCATAACCAGCAGCAGTGTCTTCTCCAGAGATGTGTACAGTAAAACCAGCCTAGTTGGTGTCCTTATTGTGTTAGCAGTGTTGACATTTATGCAGTTGGCTTTACCTGATTGATTTCTGACTGTTTCAACTGCCTCTTTTTGCTGCAAGTGTGAGTGTACGTGTATATGCGCTCGTGTTTATGTATGCTTCTGCTTTTCTGTATGCGTCATTGACCATAATTGTGTTTCTGTTCCGCTGTAGCAAACCTCTGTCTGGCCGAGTTGGTATGGTGTCCAGGATGACCTCTCAATAGAGGAGCCCTCCACAGCCCTGCCACCAGCTGCATCCTTCTCCAACCTGGACATGCCACCACCATATGAGGCAGTCTCTGGAGGTAGCACTTTCACACATTCTCACCCAGTAATATATCAGTTGTCCTTTGCTTCCTCATTCATCAAACCGATCACTTCCACTTCTTCATTCATAACTTCCTGTAAGCCACAGCTCTTGGCTGCAGTACATCACATACTGTTTCTCAGTTAAAATATAAAGGGCGTTTCTTTAATGGTTCACAGCATCCAGTAAAGTATGCCTAAAGTTATGACTTGTTCACTTATTGGCATACACTTGACTAATCCAATTAGCTTCACTTATAGTGTACAGGTCAAAGGGCCTCATAACAAAATGCACCTTCGCCAACACTGCCAGCATCAATACTCTGTCAGAATCAGTGCGATGATGGTCAGCCTGGTGCCGTACTGATTTATAGTGGTCATCACCACAACCAGGTTGAACTAAAATattacagtagtctacagtacTTACATTTGTAAACTAGTCTCACATGAATGCAAACACAGTGCTCCATTTGCtttataaagcaaaaataatgtaatcataatgaaacaaacagtttcaacagtttttctttataCAGCATGTGTCAGTATAAGTTAACTAATTTCTCTTCCTTGTTTTTGGCTGTGTAGGCAGAAGCAAAGCTTGTAAGAGGAAATTGTCTCTTAACTAAGAAAAGCCCACATCCCCCAGCAGACTACTTGTACTTGGGGAGCTGTCACATTTtgcctactttttttttttttttctttattacgCCATGTTTCCCCTACATCACCCCAATccatttttcatattgtatttctatTCCTAATCGCTCCGTTGCTCTCCCTTCTTCTTCACAGTAATATTTAAATGAGAACAGAGCTGGGTATAGTGCTCACATTACATTCaaccttctctgtctctcacaaggCTAACTATAGATTTGTGTGTCCGATAGCATTGCAAGTTTGTGAAAGAGTTTGTCTTACAGGGCACAAAGTAGCAGAGGCCAAATGTTTCATTCTGAGTTTCAGTCTCCTCTTTTGCATACAGTATCTCATTTGATCTGAAGTGCTTGTTCAGTCTGACAGCAGGATGTGGTTATAAGGGGTTGAAATGGGGACATTTCACCACTAACTGTATGAGGCCGTATCAGACCAAATCAGCCAGTGCAGCCCACCACTGCAGGATCAAGTGGAGGAGTGGGCGTGGATATTTGTTCTCTAGAACTTAACCgctgtgaaataatcagaaaataatacgTGAtggagcacaaataaacacacccccacacacctctgctcaacCCTGCGGTGGTGGGCGCACTGCCtaatttggtctgaatacagccttacACTATTTAATACAGCCTCATTTTCGTCATCAcatcagatcttttttttttaatatctcaaatactaatgtgtgtgtgtttcaggactTGCTCTAATAGACATATTTTGATTGTGTTCATGCATGAAATGGTAATAAGAAGGTAGTTCTTGCAGCCATACAATattgtttaaaggggacatgtcaTGTACATTTCCAGTTCTACAcatttatgcagcccctcagttcagcctctgtctgaaacaggccattttagctcctgtttctttaaggcccccctcccgatgagcccaaTAGTAGtcggatttcacttctttttcctctttctttacTTCAAatgaaacttctcaaatacatccgtacatgtttgagctggaatccgatccaaaatatgcaagtaGACAATGCCAATAATCCATAAAACAACCTTAGCAATAAAGGTTATGGAAGATACGGCCATTTTTGGGCATGCACAAACAATttgtcatcacgaggaggaagtagaagtaACTTTGCAAAAGAAGCATTCAAAGCAGGCTGAAatcctggcttttgactttcagggagcacttttacatatgttcacctcaagttttagaactttgacat
Protein-coding regions in this window:
- the timm21 gene encoding mitochondrial import inner membrane translocase subunit Tim21-like encodes the protein MAYRQILKALHRNLQQTATQYAVQTCKLTHVSLLMHTHRTVSTMSRLSFHKGVQAPSSVLPVLSCFVQAQTRRGISLHSSTRNKSSPEERDGGQTSVSKYQSGSPKPSAAQKVKDAGRDFTYLIVVLIGLGVTGGLLYVVFQELFSTSSPNKIYGKAFDKVRLHPEVIGAFGEPIKCYGETTRRGRRQQVSHLEYLKDGLKHMRLKFYIEGSEPGRKGTVHSESKENPETGKYEFRYIFVEMDTYPRRTIIVEDNR